In Haematobia irritans isolate KBUSLIRL chromosome 1, ASM5000362v1, whole genome shotgun sequence, a genomic segment contains:
- the LOC142219452 gene encoding protein CREG1-like, producing the protein MISNTLIVTILMVLSLNIACGLSAYKKTDHALVARKLVHQANWAAVGSISTHRKLKDYPMVNVLAVNDNNEKKDSLGRIQFLLTNLDFTGKDVKQNNNVTLLFSDEQLLHCSEQNMDPMEPTCARTIISGKVLKLDENTKDYQASVASFVDRHPAAQKWIDKHNFYLCELEITNIFVLDFYGGANNVKPEDYYKIKL; encoded by the exons ATGATTTCCAACACCTTGATTGTCACCATTTTAATGGTTTTAAGCCTTAATATTGCTTGTGGACTCTCTGCTTATAAGAAGACCGATCATGCTTTAGTTGCTCGAAAATTGGTACATCAGGCGAATTGGGCTGCAGTTGGATCTATCTCTACCCATCGTAAACTAAAGGATTACCCAATGGTCAATGTCCTAGCTGTCAATGATAATAATGAGAAAAAAGACTCCTTAGGCCGTATTCAATTTCTTTTAACCAACTTGGATTTTACCGGTAAAgatgtaaaacaaaataataatgttACACTTCTGTTCTCTGATGAACAACTACTTCATTGTTCTGAACAAAATATGGATCCTATGGAACCAACATGTGCCCGCACTATTATCAGTGGTAAAGTTTTGAAG TTGGATGAAAATACTAAGGATTATCAAGCCTCTGTAGCTTCATTCGTTGATCGCCACCCTGCTGCCCAGAAATGGATAGATA aACATAACTTCTATTTGTGCGAATTGGAAATTACAAATATCTTTGTTTTGGACTTTTATGGAGGTGCTAACAATGTCAAGCCTGAAGACTATTACAAGATCAAATTGTga
- the LOC142219753 gene encoding protein CREG1-like, with protein sequence MISNTVIVTILMALCLNIACGLSTYKKTDHALVARKLVHQANWAAVGSISTHRKLKDYPMVNVLAVNDNNEKKESLGRIQFLLTNLDFTGKDVKQNNNVTLLFSDEQLLHCSEQNMDPMEPTCARTIISGKVLKLDENTKDYQASVASFVDRHPAAQKWIDKHNFYLCELEITNIFVLDFYGGANNVKPEDYYKIKL encoded by the exons ATGATTTCCAACACCGTGATTGTCACCATTTTAATGGCTTTATGTCTTAACATTGCTTGTGGACTCTCTACTTATAAAAAGACCGATCATGCTTTAGTTGCCCGAAAATTGGTACATCAGGCGAATTGGGCTGCAGTTGGATCTATCTCTACCCATCGTAAACTAAAGGATTATCCAATGGTCAATGTCCTAGCTGTCAATGATAATAATGAGAAAAAAGAATCCTTAGGCCGTATTCAATTTCTTTTAACCAACTTGGATTTTACCGGTAAAgatgtaaaacaaaataataatgttACACTTCTGTTCTCCGATGAACAACTACTTCATTGTTCTGAACAAAATATGGATCCTATGGAACCAACATGTGCCCGCACTATTATCAGTGGTAAAGTTTTGAAG TTGGATGAAAATACTAAGGATTATCAAGCCTCTGTAGCTTCATTCGTTGATCGCCACCCTGCAGCACAGAAATGGATAGATA AACATAACTTCTATTTGTGCGAATTGGAAATTACAAATATCTTCGTTCTGGACTTTTATGGTGGTGCTAACAATGTCAAGCCTGAAGACTATTACAAGATCAAATTATGA
- the LOC142219560 gene encoding protein CREG1-like: MLSNTLTVIMLLVLCLNIACGFSTYKKTDHALVARKLVHQANWAAVGSISTHRKLKDYPMVNVLAVNDNNEKQESLGRIQFLLTNLDFTGKDVKQNNNVTLLFSDEQLLHCSEQNMDPMEPTCARTIISGKVLKLDENTKDYQTAVASFVDRHPAAQKWIDKHNFYLCELEITNIFVLDFYGGANNVKPEDYYKIKL, from the exons ATGTTGTCTAATACTTTAACTGTCATTATGTTATTGGTTTTATGCCTTAACATTGCCTGTGGATTTTCTACGTATAAGAAGACCGATCATGCTTTAGTTGCCCGAAAATTGGTACATCAAGCGAATTGGGCTGCAGTTGGATCTATCTCTACACATCGTAAACTAAAGGACTACCCAATGGTCAATGTACTTGCTGTCAACGATAACAATGAAAAACAAGAATCCTTAGGACGCATTCAATTTCTTTTAACCAATTTGGATTTCACAGGCAAAgatgtaaaacaaaataataatgttACACTTCTCTTCTCAGATGAGCAATTACTTCACTGCTCTGAACAAAATATGGATCCTATGGAACCAACTTGTGCCCGCACAATTATCAGTGGTAAAGTTTTGAAG ttgGACGAGAATACAAAGGATTATCAAACAGCTGTAGCTTCATTCGTTGATCGCCATCCTGCTGCCCAGAAATGGATCGATA AGCATAACTTCTATTTGTGCGAATTGGAAATTACAAATATCTTCGTTTTGGACTTTTATGGCGGTGCTAACAATGTCAAACCAGAAGACTATTACAAGATCAAATTGTGA